The genomic segment GGTCGTGCTGTCATGTGTCAAAACGAACCCGACAAACCCTGTTGTCGCTCCGCCGGTCTATACAATAACGTATTCGGTGACCGCGTCTTCTTCAACGTCCACGAAGATCTGGTATAACGATGTGAACGGCGCGAGCATCACGAATCAGACGGCGGGGAATACGCCTTTTTCGACAAGCTTTACCACTGCAGATACATCGTTCCTGTGCGGTCTCTCATGCCAGAACAGTGTCAGTGCCGGGAGCGTGACGATCGATATTCTTATCAACAATGTTGTCGAGGCTCATCGTACCGCGAACATGGGCATGACCGGTGCGCCGGCATTTGCGACCACGAACGGCACGATAGCATTTTTCATCCAGTAGCTCAACGCAGCGCTGCGAGCGTTTTCCGGGCATGGTCCCTGAGGAAGCAGTGGACATCACCGGCATAGCGTGAAAGAATGCGTTTCCCGCTGAGCGATCCGCATAGAAAAGCAGCGGCTGCGAGACAGATCTCAAGATAGGCGAGCATGTATCGCGGTGATCGACCGCTGTGCATCGGGGTATCATATCCCGTAATACCCGTGCGCCTTAGAAGCGCATCCATGGGCTTTTTCAGCGCTTTGCCCGGATGGCGTTCCACGGCAAAGGCGATGTTCCGAAGCCGTTGATAGAACGGCTCGGATACGATGTCGCCCCGGTTGGAATCATAGGGCATTATCTTCGGGGTCACGGTGCCGAGACCGGGGACGGCGTCGATGATATGCGCAAGCGATGTATCGAACATGCCGTGAGCGCCGCTCCTTCCCGCCATGATAAGAAGACGATTGACTATGGAGTGATCGTCGCGCCCCTCGCCGAGCGCTGCGACAACGGTACGTATCGCATTGAGCCGCGGCGGCGTGCGATGACGTCCCTCGGCAACGGCCCGTGCAAGCACGTCGGCAAGATATTCCCCGCCTGCGGCGGAACCATGCCATGCAAGCGCCATTGCAGCGAACGTCCGCTCTGAAAAGTAGCGATCGCCCTGCTGAGCACTCTGCTCAAAACGCTTCGTGAGGATCGGCACCGCCTCCGTTGTATCAAGCCTGAGCATGCGGTCGAACTGTGCGAACCCTCCGTCATCTGGTCCCGTATGAACGGCACCGTCATCCAGAGAGAACGCCCATTCGGGCAGAATGCCCTTGGTACGCATGTCCGCCTGCAGTACCTGGATATCGATATCGCGTACTTTGCAGCCGTTCTTTACGGCATAGGCGGCCGCTGCCCCGACAGCATAACCTGCATTTTTGATATCCGCGTTCATACGGCAGAACGAGGTCGCATCGCGCTCACCGGATATCGCTTTCGCCGCCACGAAGAGGCCGTCGATGCCTTTCGGTATGAAGCAGCCGTACGGGATGCGCACACGAAGCGGTCTGCCGCTGCCGATGGTGCCGATCTTCGCAAGATCGCTCGTGGTATGCGCATGACTGTCCGCCTGCGTGCTTGCAACGGCGATGACATCATCGACGGGTGTTGCGTCGAGAATGCCGCGCATGGTGAGCGACTTCTCGCCGATGATCCTGCGCGCCTCACGCACCGTGAACATGGGCGCGATGTGGAACGGCGAATTACCGCGGTGTCCGAGCGATACCGCTCGTAAGCGTTCGGAATACATGTCGGGGCTGATGATATCCGGATCGGTAAGAAAACGATTCGCTTGGAAATTGGGACAGGGGTACACTTCTACACCCCACATGCTGTAGGACTGCATCATGCCGTCGTGCGGGTCGCCGACGGCGTACGATGCCCCGGCGAATGCGGCAACATCGCCGTCGCCGGTAGCGTCGATGGTCACCCGCGCCTTCACGGAAAAGAGACCATCCTCGTTCGCTGCGAGGATCTCCGTCAACGCTCCGTGATCTGAGCGCACACCGCATACCCGCGTGGCGGTCAGGGACCGTATGCCTCGTTCACGCGCCTTCACGGAAAGAAGATTGCTGTGGGTCAATCCGCCGTGGCCGCCGCCCCCTGCGGGCTTTATCAGTGCCGCGGCTTCTTCGGTCACGAATGTATTTACGCCGCCATGATAGCCTTCATAATAGCCCGACACGCGCCCCGCAGTATAGGTGCCTCCCGGTTCGCGGTTAAGATCGAGCGCTATCACCGATGCACCGCGCTCCGAAGCGGCGAGCATGGCAAGACCGCCCCCGGCGCCGATACCGGCAACGCAGACATCCGCGGAAAATGACGCGAGCAATGGTATCGCCCCCGGTCGTGTTACAACGCTGAGCGGTACGGTAAGTGCTTCGTCGTTATACGGCGTCAGCCCGAGTGCATCCGCAGCTGCCGACCATCCCCGTCCGACGAATATCTCTTGCGTATTACCCCTGCGTGAAGGTATCGTAAGTCCATTGATGATCGCGGCTGTGGCTGCGGCATTATCCGCAACATCATTGAGCGAAAAACCCCACTCCAGACACGGCAGCGCGCTGACATTGGTGATCGATGACGTCACATTCGGTGTGTTGTCACGGATATGCGCCTCGAAGCCGATATGCGTCAATCGGGAATCCGTGAACGCAGGAATATTCGCCCGCAGATATGCCGCGAGCGAGACCGATCTCATCCGGGCATCCGCATCGATGATGCTCTGCGTTTCGAACAGTGCTCCGGACGATGATGCCGCGAACGCATAGTCGATGACGACGGTGTCGGCGCGCAGTGTCGTGTGGAGATGAACGCTGCCGTGAAGCAGACCGTTCTCGGACGCAACGCGCGCAAGTCCTGCCCCATCGATCGATGCGATGCACGCGCTGCTTTTTCCGCTTACTCCCATTTCGAATACTGCATGTACTGTTACCGCGCCGGCGGCGACGTTCGGGCCATTGCCGAGCATGCGAAGGAGCGCGCCTCGTTCGGTGGCATCGAGCACGACCGCACTGGGCATCGAGCAGAGCCCCGCCGGACAGGCGATCATGATGCCGGCCGTTTTTCCTTCGGAGTGCGCCAGCGCAACGGCTTCCGCCTCGAACAGCACCGGGATGCGGTGCGACTCGATGATGGCCATCAATTGCTGCCGAATATATCCTTCCGCGGCAACGATCTCACCGCCGCCATGCTGAAGAAAAAGCGGCGTGAACTCGCCGGGGATACGGCGCAGCGCGGCATCATCCGCATCGCAACGGATGAAGGTGTGATCATACGCCGCGATCTCGCGCCCGAGATACGGACGCTTTTCGATCATCAAGGGATGAAAACCGCGCTTCTTCGCTTCGACCGCGGCGATGCAGCCGGTAATGCCGCCGCCGACGATGATGATATCAGGTGTTTTTTTCAGCACGTGTCGCTCCGGTCCTCAAGTCGAATACTGTTCACCGAGTATATGTTCACCCGTTCACGAGTCAAGCACGTGCAGATAAAGACGACGGGTACAGCAGAAATGCGGACGATGACCAATGCTATGGCGTAAGCATCTCCGGTGAAATGATGATCAATCTGTCGCGAAACGTTCGGTGACGTGCCAATCGCAGCAGGGCCTTGT from the Spirochaetota bacterium genome contains:
- a CDS encoding FAD-dependent oxidoreductase — its product is MLKKTPDIIIVGGGITGCIAAVEAKKRGFHPLMIEKRPYLGREIAAYDHTFIRCDADDAALRRIPGEFTPLFLQHGGGEIVAAEGYIRQQLMAIIESHRIPVLFEAEAVALAHSEGKTAGIMIACPAGLCSMPSAVVLDATERGALLRMLGNGPNVAAGAVTVHAVFEMGVSGKSSACIASIDGAGLARVASENGLLHGSVHLHTTLRADTVVIDYAFAASSSGALFETQSIIDADARMRSVSLAAYLRANIPAFTDSRLTHIGFEAHIRDNTPNVTSSITNVSALPCLEWGFSLNDVADNAAATAAIINGLTIPSRRGNTQEIFVGRGWSAAADALGLTPYNDEALTVPLSVVTRPGAIPLLASFSADVCVAGIGAGGGLAMLAASERGASVIALDLNREPGGTYTAGRVSGYYEGYHGGVNTFVTEEAAALIKPAGGGGHGGLTHSNLLSVKARERGIRSLTATRVCGVRSDHGALTEILAANEDGLFSVKARVTIDATGDGDVAAFAGASYAVGDPHDGMMQSYSMWGVEVYPCPNFQANRFLTDPDIISPDMYSERLRAVSLGHRGNSPFHIAPMFTVREARRIIGEKSLTMRGILDATPVDDVIAVASTQADSHAHTTSDLAKIGTIGSGRPLRVRIPYGCFIPKGIDGLFVAAKAISGERDATSFCRMNADIKNAGYAVGAAAAYAVKNGCKVRDIDIQVLQADMRTKGILPEWAFSLDDGAVHTGPDDGGFAQFDRMLRLDTTEAVPILTKRFEQSAQQGDRYFSERTFAAMALAWHGSAAGGEYLADVLARAVAEGRHRTPPRLNAIRTVVAALGEGRDDHSIVNRLLIMAGRSGAHGMFDTSLAHIIDAVPGLGTVTPKIMPYDSNRGDIVSEPFYQRLRNIAFAVERHPGKALKKPMDALLRRTGITGYDTPMHSGRSPRYMLAYLEICLAAAAFLCGSLSGKRILSRYAGDVHCFLRDHARKTLAALR
- a CDS encoding MmpS family transport accessory protein, producing the protein MRSGIRTTLIGTLASMMVVLSCVKTNPTNPVVAPPVYTITYSVTASSSTSTKIWYNDVNGASITNQTAGNTPFSTSFTTADTSFLCGLSCQNSVSAGSVTIDILINNVVEAHRTANMGMTGAPAFATTNGTIAFFIQ